The proteins below come from a single Streptomyces sp. MRC013 genomic window:
- the eccCa gene encoding type VII secretion protein EccCa, with the protein MSQIVVKRPPRVLPSEVPGEQVQVQPPPELPRGQQEGALMQILPMLGMGGSVVFFFMTPNPIMRIMGMVMIASTLAMGIAMLVRYRRGTQGQLADLRRDYLKYLNQTRRAVLRTARLQRDAQFYLHPSPEQLWALVAEGSRVWERRVGDDDFGQVRIGLGSQQLATPLIAPETAPVDDLEPLTAGAMRRFLATHGTLDGLPMAVSLRAFYHVTVSGEQESVRASARAMVASLASLHSPEDLVIAVAAGQDAAPRWEWAKWLPHVQARGAVDGAGTRRLITTDPMDLQDLLGGLLEGRPRFQGGDHPLLDQPHLVVVLDGQTVPPMSPLASAEGLQGVTIIEVVRGEGAGARGQLSVVVHPGELRLESGHGLVYEGTPDGLSLEAAEALARQLAPLRMASGGDDDEPLLANLEFTDLLNLGDAASVDVARTWRPRSQSERLRVPIGVGEDGSPVMLDLKEAAQEGMGPHGLCVGATGSGKSELLRTLVLGLAVTHSSETLNFVLADFKGGATFAGMSQMPHVAAVITNLADDLTLVDRMGDSIRGELNRRQEMLRDAGNYANIHDYEKARAAGAPLQPIPSLVLVIDEFSELLTAKPDFIEMFVQIGRIGRSLGVHLLLASQRLEEGRLRGLETYLSYRIGLRTFSAAESRAAIGVPDAYHLPNVPGSGYLKFGTDEMVRFKAAYVSGVYRSHTQALATAGGPLPVDRRPVPFTAAPVPIRYVQPAARPAQADGGRPEDDALADSVLDVIVRRLEGRGVEAHQVWLPPLDNPPPLDELLPGLAEVRGRGLTQPGFEGAGRLVVPVGVVDKPFEQRRDTLYRDFSGAAGHMQIVGGPQSGKSTLLRTIISAFALTHTPHEVQFYGLDFGGGGMSSVAGLPHVGGVASRLDPERVRRTVAEVYGILSRREEYFRSAGIDSIATYRRLRARGEIAVTDQPWGDVFLVIDGWGSFRSDYEGLEHLVMDIAARGLGYGVHLVLTASRSMEVRANLKDHLMNRLELRLGDPMDSELDRRVAQNVPTGVPGRGLTPEKLHFMAAVPRIDGINSGSDLSEATAAMAQEVSRHWTLPGAPGVRLLPRELPAANLPAGFAHPERGVAFAIDENNLAPVFVNFERDPFFLVFGESESGKSNLLRLLIKQLSERYDGDSCKLFVIDNRRTLLDVTPPTHLAEYVPMSNNMDHHVEALSGLMRRRTPSEDVTAQQLRDRSWWQGPTVYVIVDDYDLVSTSSGNPLAPLTELLPFARDVGVRFIIARNAAGASRSTYEPFMQRMMELGAQGVLLSGDPHEGEILGGVRPRPMPPGRGVFVSRQRGNPLVQTGLMPPDVR; encoded by the coding sequence GTGAGTCAGATCGTCGTCAAGCGCCCACCACGGGTCCTGCCGTCCGAGGTGCCCGGCGAGCAGGTACAGGTGCAACCGCCGCCCGAGCTGCCCCGCGGGCAGCAGGAGGGGGCGCTGATGCAGATCCTGCCGATGCTCGGCATGGGCGGCTCCGTCGTGTTCTTCTTCATGACCCCGAACCCGATCATGCGGATCATGGGCATGGTGATGATCGCGTCGACCCTCGCCATGGGCATCGCGATGCTGGTGCGGTACCGGCGCGGCACCCAGGGGCAGCTCGCCGACCTGCGGCGCGACTACCTCAAGTACCTGAACCAGACGCGCCGCGCCGTGCTCCGGACCGCGCGGCTCCAGCGCGACGCCCAGTTCTACCTGCACCCCTCCCCCGAGCAGTTGTGGGCGCTGGTCGCCGAGGGCAGCCGGGTGTGGGAGCGGCGCGTGGGCGACGACGACTTCGGGCAGGTGCGCATCGGCCTGGGCAGCCAGCAGCTCGCCACGCCCCTGATCGCCCCCGAGACGGCTCCGGTGGACGACCTGGAGCCGCTGACGGCGGGCGCGATGCGCCGGTTCCTGGCGACGCACGGCACGCTCGACGGGTTGCCCATGGCGGTGTCGCTGCGCGCCTTCTACCACGTGACGGTGAGCGGGGAGCAGGAGTCGGTACGGGCCTCCGCGCGCGCCATGGTCGCCTCGCTGGCGTCGCTGCACTCGCCCGAGGACCTGGTCATCGCCGTCGCCGCCGGCCAGGACGCCGCGCCGCGGTGGGAGTGGGCCAAGTGGCTGCCGCACGTGCAGGCGCGGGGCGCCGTCGACGGGGCCGGCACGCGGCGCCTGATCACCACGGACCCGATGGACCTGCAGGACCTGCTCGGCGGGCTGCTGGAGGGCCGGCCGCGCTTCCAGGGCGGCGACCACCCGCTGCTGGACCAGCCGCACCTGGTGGTCGTCCTCGACGGGCAGACGGTGCCGCCGATGTCGCCGCTGGCCTCCGCGGAGGGCCTGCAGGGCGTCACGATCATCGAGGTCGTGCGCGGTGAGGGCGCCGGGGCGCGCGGCCAGCTGTCGGTGGTGGTCCACCCCGGCGAACTGCGGCTGGAGTCGGGCCACGGGCTCGTGTACGAGGGCACGCCGGACGGGCTGAGCCTGGAGGCCGCCGAGGCGCTGGCCCGCCAGCTCGCGCCGCTGCGGATGGCGTCAGGCGGCGACGACGACGAACCGCTGCTGGCGAACCTGGAGTTCACCGACCTGCTGAACCTCGGTGACGCCGCCTCCGTCGACGTGGCGCGCACCTGGCGGCCGCGCTCGCAGTCGGAGCGGCTGCGCGTGCCGATCGGCGTCGGCGAGGACGGCTCGCCGGTCATGCTGGACCTGAAGGAGGCCGCGCAGGAGGGCATGGGCCCGCACGGCCTGTGCGTCGGCGCGACCGGTTCCGGCAAGTCGGAGCTGCTGCGGACGCTGGTGCTGGGCCTGGCGGTCACGCACTCCTCGGAGACGCTGAACTTCGTCCTCGCGGACTTCAAGGGCGGTGCGACGTTCGCGGGCATGTCGCAGATGCCGCACGTCGCCGCCGTCATCACCAACCTGGCGGACGACCTGACGCTCGTCGACCGCATGGGCGACTCCATCCGCGGCGAGCTCAACCGCCGCCAGGAGATGCTGCGCGACGCGGGCAACTACGCCAACATCCACGACTACGAGAAGGCGCGCGCGGCCGGCGCCCCGCTGCAGCCGATCCCGTCGCTCGTCCTCGTCATCGACGAGTTCAGCGAGCTGCTCACCGCGAAGCCCGACTTCATCGAGATGTTCGTGCAGATCGGCCGCATCGGCCGGTCGCTGGGCGTGCACCTGCTGCTGGCCTCGCAGCGGCTGGAGGAGGGCCGGCTGCGCGGCCTGGAGACGTACCTGTCGTACCGGATCGGCCTGCGGACGTTCTCCGCGGCCGAGTCGCGCGCCGCGATCGGCGTGCCGGACGCGTACCACCTGCCGAACGTGCCCGGCTCCGGGTACCTGAAGTTCGGCACGGACGAGATGGTGCGGTTCAAGGCCGCGTACGTGTCGGGCGTGTACCGCTCCCACACGCAGGCGCTGGCGACGGCCGGGGGGCCGCTGCCGGTGGACCGGCGGCCGGTGCCGTTCACGGCGGCGCCGGTGCCGATCCGGTACGTGCAGCCGGCGGCCCGCCCCGCGCAGGCGGACGGGGGCCGGCCGGAGGACGACGCGCTCGCCGACTCCGTGCTCGACGTGATCGTGCGGAGGCTGGAGGGCCGCGGCGTGGAGGCGCACCAGGTGTGGCTGCCGCCGCTGGACAACCCGCCGCCGCTGGACGAGCTGCTGCCGGGCCTGGCCGAGGTGCGCGGGCGCGGGCTGACGCAGCCCGGCTTCGAGGGCGCCGGCCGGCTGGTCGTACCGGTCGGCGTGGTGGACAAGCCGTTCGAGCAGCGGCGCGACACGCTCTACCGGGACTTCTCCGGCGCGGCGGGCCACATGCAGATCGTGGGCGGTCCGCAGTCCGGCAAGTCGACGCTGCTGCGGACGATCATCTCGGCGTTCGCGCTGACCCACACCCCGCACGAGGTGCAGTTCTACGGGCTGGACTTCGGCGGCGGCGGCATGTCGTCGGTCGCGGGACTGCCGCACGTGGGCGGTGTCGCCTCGCGCCTGGACCCGGAGCGGGTGCGGCGCACGGTCGCGGAGGTGTACGGCATCCTGTCGCGGCGCGAGGAGTACTTCCGCAGCGCCGGCATCGACTCGATCGCCACCTACCGGCGGCTGCGGGCACGCGGTGAGATCGCGGTGACGGACCAGCCGTGGGGCGACGTGTTCCTCGTCATCGACGGCTGGGGCAGCTTCCGCTCCGACTACGAGGGCCTGGAGCACCTCGTGATGGACATCGCGGCACGCGGCCTCGGCTACGGCGTCCACCTGGTCCTCACCGCTTCGCGGTCCATGGAGGTGCGCGCCAACCTCAAGGACCACCTGATGAACCGGCTGGAGCTGCGGCTCGGCGACCCGATGGACTCCGAGCTGGACCGCCGGGTCGCGCAGAACGTGCCCACGGGCGTACCGGGGCGGGGCCTGACCCCGGAGAAGCTGCACTTCATGGCGGCGGTGCCGCGGATCGACGGCATCAACTCCGGCAGCGACCTGTCGGAGGCGACCGCGGCGATGGCGCAGGAGGTGTCCCGGCACTGGACGCTGCCGGGCGCGCCGGGCGTGCGGCTGCTGCCGCGCGAGCTGCCGGCGGCGAACCTGCCCGCGGGCTTCGCCCACCCGGAGCGCGGAGTGGCCTTCGCGATCGACGAGAACAACCTGGCGCCGGTCTTCGTCAACTTCGAGCGCGACCCGTTCTTCCTGGTCTTCGGCGAGAGCGAGTCGGGCAAGTCCAACCTGCTGCGGCTGCTCATCAAGCAGCTGAGCGAGCGGTACGACGGGGACTCCTGCAAGCTGTTCGTCATCGACAACCGGCGCACCCTGCTGGACGTCACCCCGCCGACGCACCTGGCGGAGTACGTGCCGATGTCCAACAACATGGACCACCACGTGGAGGCCCTGTCCGGGCTGATGCGGCGCCGTACGCCGTCGGAGGACGTCACCGCGCAGCAGCTGCGCGACCGCAGCTGGTGGCAGGGCCCGACGGTGTACGTGATCGTCGACGACTACGACCTCGTGTCGACGTCCAGCGGCAACCCGCTGGCACCGCTCACCGAGCTGCTGCCGTTCGCCCGGGACGTGGGCGTCCGGTTCATCATCGCCCGCAACGCGGCGGGCGCGAGCCGGTCGACGTACGAGCCGTTCATGCAGCGCATGATGGAGCTGGGCGCGCAGGGCGTCCTCCTGTCGGGCGACCCGCACGAGGGCGAGATCCTGGGCGGCGTCCGCCCCCGCCCGATGCCCCCAGGCCGCGGCGTCTTCGTCTCCCGCCAGCGCGGCAACCCGCTGGTGCAGACGGGCCTGATGCCGCCGGACGTGCGGTAG